DNA from archaeon BMS3Bbin15:
CTCATATTGTTAGTCTCGCTAACCCTTCAAAACGCACTAACTATAGTAGCAACGCAACTCAATCAAAATGGCATCCTCATGAATCTCCATGGGAAAAGATTCTATTTGAAGCTCTGCGCAACAAAGGTATTGATACGATTCCTCAATATCCTGTTTTAGGAAGGAGGCTTGATCTGGCTATTGTTCAGAAAGATGGGATTAAGATTGATATTGAAGTAGATGGCGATCAATACCACCGTAATCCTGATGGCACAAGAAAGCATGATGATGTATGGCGTGATATTCAGCTGCAAGGGGCTGGATGGAAAGTTGTAAGGTTTTGGGTATACCAATTACGAGAGGATATGGATAGTTGTATTAATAAAATTATAAGAGCAAATAACCAAGAATAAAGGGGCTTGTATTATATTGAATCAAGAAAATGAGATAAATAAGAAAAAACAAATTACATCTGCATTAGATAATTTTCCAGCGGCTAAAGTATTGGTCGTACTTGTAGTTATAGTTGTTATTTTACAAAGTTATTCTGCATGGAAAGTGATAGGACTTGAGGGGGAACGGGTAAGCCTTCTGCAAGATAAAGAGAATTTTGAAAAAATGCAGTCTGAATTGCCTGGTCTTAATGAGAAATGGGATGATTTAACAAAAAAAATAAATATTCTTAAGAAAAATAGATTTGATCTTTTAGATGAGAAAGCAAAAGCAGAAAAGACTATTGCTGAAGCAGAAGTGACTAAAGCAGAGCTGAAACGAGGCAAAGAAATAAGGAAAGATCTTGAATTGGCTGCAAAGGATTTTGTTCTGGAAATACAAAGTAAAACAGATCTTATGAAAAAGTTAACGGGTCCGGCATCACAGCTGACTGACTCTTTGGATAGATTAGACGATGTTGTTAGGAAGCTGAAAGAGGCTCCAGACAACATTGAAACGTCGCTGAAACAGGTAAAATCAGTATCAGATAATCTTAAGAGTATGCTAACAAAAACTGAAGATATTCATTCATCACTTGATAAAAGTATCGCAAACAGCAATAAAGCTTATAAAGAATCATTAGACGCATCTGACAAGGTATACGAAGCAGGCACATCAATTAGCAAAGCAACAAAGCTACTGAATGAAAATGCGGCCGAATTTAAACGAGCTTCAAACGACGCAAACAAAAGCACGGACAATATCAAGGAATCTGCACAGCTCCTTGAAACAATTACCGGTGATATTCAACAAGCTGGCAGTACAGCAAGACGCACTATAGAGTCATTTGACAGTATCAAAACAGACCTTCATGATGTTGTAAGTCGTTTAAAAAATGATACTGCTACTGCGATTAAATCAGTGAATCGTGACATAGAGAATATACAGAAAAGTTCAGGTAAGCTTTCTGATATAGTGGAAAAAATAAAACGGAATGCCACAGATTTCAACGATAAAATTTCAGAGATTAAGCCATCAAAATACGATAGGGAACTTAGTAAACACAGTGACGATATAATGGAAGCTGCAAAGACTGCAGGTAAAATTGAAACTCAATTGAAGAAATTAACAAATAGGCTCCAGAGTTTAGCTGATAAATCTATAGGGGACTTTGACGCTTTGCGGCAAGAGTTAGATTCTGCGAAAAAACGAATAAGTAAAATAAAAGATCCTGTAAACAATGAGAACTGAGAGAGAGAAATACTATGAATGAAGTGCTTTGGATGCCAACAGTATTATGGGGGATAGCTACAGGCTTTAGTCTCATTATTATTCTTTTAGCATTGGGTATGTATCTCTGGTATCAAAAGCGTACTGCTGCGGTGATAGAGGATGCTTCATCTGTTGCAGAACTGGCTGCTAAGAGGGAACAACTTGAAGCGGATATAAGTCAGGCCCGTCAATGGCGTAGGGACAACAATGAGGAACTTCAAAAAATAGATGCGGAGCGCAAACTGCAGGAAATGCTAAGACAAGAACTTGTTAATACTCAGATGCAGCTTGTTCAGGATGAACAGAAAGTTACGGAGGCAAGAAGGGAGACATCTGATCTTCAAAATGCAGTTGCTGCATTATCTCAGGATCGGGATAGAATTGAAAATGAAAAGTCGGAATTTGAGAAGGCTACAAATGATGCAGAGAAAAAAGCTGCTGTTATGGAGCAACTGGTTCAGAAGAGGAGATCTGAAATGGAAGATGTAAATTCTGAGCTTAAAGAAAAACGCAATGAACTATCTGACATCAATAGAATCGTAACTGATTTACAGCTGAGAAAAGATTCTCTCTCCGATGAAATAAATAATAAAGAAACAAACATATCAGTCCTTAAAGAGTTGCTGAGTACACAGGAACAGTCAAAACATGAAATGGCAGAGCAAATTGATACGATTAAAAAAGATTTATCCGAAAACGTATCAGAGTATGACGAAGCTCAAAAAGAATACCAATTAGTTAGAGATAAGTTATACGAGGCTGAAAATAAAACAAGAAGTCTTGAGGCCAGAAATGCTCATCTTAAAGAAAAGTCAAAAGAATTATCTCCTGAAGCTACACTGGTTGATCCATACGAGGCATTGTACGTGATGCCTGATACGTTTACTAAAACTGGCATGATAACGGCTCACAGTAATTATGATGAAGATACAGCGCTTGCAGATTTAGATAGTTATCTGGGAAAATGCAAACTTTCCTTTTCACCAAGAGTTATTAAGGCATTCCACACTTCATTGAAAATATCTGATATAAGCCCCCTTGTTGTTATGGCCGGAATATCAGGCACAGGTAAGAGCGAACTGCCGAGACGTTATGCCGAGGCTATGGGAATCCATTTTCATTTAATGGCAGTTCAGCCGAGATGGGACAGTCCTCAGGATATGTTTGGATTTTACAACTATATGGAAAAGAAATATAAGGCAACAGAACTTTCGAGATCTCTTATACAAATGGATAAATGGAATAATCCTGAGAAGTCAAAGTACCATGACAGAATGCTTCTTGTGTTACTCGATGAAATGAACCTGGCGCGTGTTGAGTACTACTTTAGTGAATTTCTGTCAAAGCTTGAAATACGAAGAACAGTGAATCCTGATGATATAAATGAAAGAATTAAAGCAGAAATCTCGTTGGATACAGGGTCTGTGGTAAAAGGGGTGGATATCCCTAAGCTATATGTGCACAAAAACGTTCTATTTGTCGGAACAATGAATGAAGATGAGTCTACGCAGACTCTTTCTGACAAAGTTATTGACCGTGCAAATGTTCTCAGGTTCGGCAGGCCTGAAAAGATGACATCGGATATGCCTGCTAATCCTGACCAATCTGATAAATTCTTGACATTCACTAATTGGAAAGATTGGCAGAAGGATTATAGTCACCTTAATCAGCAAGCCAGGACTGATGCGGAAAAATGGATATCTACAATTAATTTGGCTCTGGATGAGATAGGGAGACCCTTTGGTTACAGAATCAATCAGGCAATTTTTAGTTATATAGCTAACTACCCGGCTGTCAATGCACAAAACAATTATCGCCTTGCATTTGCAGACCAGCTTGAGCAGCGTGTATTGCCCAAATTGCGTGGCTTGGAGATATCTGCCAAATCAAGCTGCCTTGAGAAAATTGACGAAGTGATAGAAGAAGTCGGTGATGAAGCTTTGTCTACTGCATTCAGAAAAGCTGCGAATCCTGATCATACCCTGTTCACATGGGCAGGCGTAACACGCAATCAAGAGTTATGAAACCAATCTTGGCAACACTCTTATTATTCCCTTGGGCTCACGCTGATCCTAATCAAAAAGTTATGCTCAGCGAAAACCCATCAGAAAACATACTTGAATTTTTCGGGTCTCCGATTGTATGTGTTCCAAAGAAATCACACCCTCTACTTGCTAAGAAAATGGTCCATTTACCCGAAGTGGGTCCAGTGCTGACGAACAAAACAGACCAGCTTTATGAAGTACCACATGGATTTTTATCCCGTACTTCATCGCCAGAGGTAGAACTTATCTTTAGAGGAGATAGTGGCTATGAGCACTGTTCCTTCCGTTGTAATGGAGTTATTCCTGA
Protein-coding regions in this window:
- a CDS encoding chromosome segregation protein → MNQENEINKKKQITSALDNFPAAKVLVVLVVIVVILQSYSAWKVIGLEGERVSLLQDKENFEKMQSELPGLNEKWDDLTKKINILKKNRFDLLDEKAKAEKTIAEAEVTKAELKRGKEIRKDLELAAKDFVLEIQSKTDLMKKLTGPASQLTDSLDRLDDVVRKLKEAPDNIETSLKQVKSVSDNLKSMLTKTEDIHSSLDKSIANSNKAYKESLDASDKVYEAGTSISKATKLLNENAAEFKRASNDANKSTDNIKESAQLLETITGDIQQAGSTARRTIESFDSIKTDLHDVVSRLKNDTATAIKSVNRDIENIQKSSGKLSDIVEKIKRNATDFNDKISEIKPSKYDRELSKHSDDIMEAAKTAGKIETQLKKLTNRLQSLADKSIGDFDALRQELDSAKKRISKIKDPVNNEN
- the smc_1 gene encoding chromosome partition protein Smc, producing MNEVLWMPTVLWGIATGFSLIIILLALGMYLWYQKRTAAVIEDASSVAELAAKREQLEADISQARQWRRDNNEELQKIDAERKLQEMLRQELVNTQMQLVQDEQKVTEARRETSDLQNAVAALSQDRDRIENEKSEFEKATNDAEKKAAVMEQLVQKRRSEMEDVNSELKEKRNELSDINRIVTDLQLRKDSLSDEINNKETNISVLKELLSTQEQSKHEMAEQIDTIKKDLSENVSEYDEAQKEYQLVRDKLYEAENKTRSLEARNAHLKEKSKELSPEATLVDPYEALYVMPDTFTKTGMITAHSNYDEDTALADLDSYLGKCKLSFSPRVIKAFHTSLKISDISPLVVMAGISGTGKSELPRRYAEAMGIHFHLMAVQPRWDSPQDMFGFYNYMEKKYKATELSRSLIQMDKWNNPEKSKYHDRMLLVLLDEMNLARVEYYFSEFLSKLEIRRTVNPDDINERIKAEISLDTGSVVKGVDIPKLYVHKNVLFVGTMNEDESTQTLSDKVIDRANVLRFGRPEKMTSDMPANPDQSDKFLTFTNWKDWQKDYSHLNQQARTDAEKWISTINLALDEIGRPFGYRINQAIFSYIANYPAVNAQNNYRLAFADQLEQRVLPKLRGLEISAKSSCLEKIDEVIEEVGDEALSTAFRKAANPDHTLFTWAGVTRNQEL